Proteins encoded together in one Hylaeus volcanicus isolate JK05 chromosome 3, UHH_iyHylVolc1.0_haploid, whole genome shotgun sequence window:
- the LOC128873248 gene encoding uncharacterized protein LOC128873248 produces MDRSSLSETTAASSSSSTTLYILSSEIEIQEEAKTEGKEAVCRVWAHYGGAGDHAAPTWTQKDLYLGPSYDELSSGKYAPVPVRFAGASLKDVKSALKDLSSCRVEKASRSWPTCYCLDQNIQNGGLCDVLFIRDHNRKYYNTSKFFTTRQSCPCGRLQDKIINDHKVSEKRNVWYKDEALEETSRKKDSDDRRVDSKNPKKQLTGRISRFGFGVPEKCHSGLVLRDSKRARSEAKRVQNFYALVEDGVKVWEGDEKGRCRSSKRLRHFRRYGLCTAAHFLRGLGPWSVQPGERSSLQGRRSFSLVAIRRQPIDNELRLPVSRRQLAASISFTALQSGRFGSVGTTARGRVILFWTPEYWYRPRPASAAYRELRQHLSHLQTYRQEKERPTKRKLFSRRRKCQCEEDSIIAAEEKPSFFERIFSGNGSGKRKRKCEDQENNSTVQLRRLLRMDFRITIWDIDSTTLATQLTMIDRDLFVRIPAEEIEILVFQRSSRNTPNLAAWIAFSHRISCLVVSEILTIKRLRVRARIIARLVNAAGKCFAMGNFHSCRSILAGLQAPPIYRLRSSWSYLRVHHATRYDTMERLCKIYKSPWNLAYRRAWSKAEREPPCMPYVGSLLDRILGMSSMERRRECNNFCVVQEKTVQCSKDTGSANVNKDASNLKRNQDLEQRHGLSKRILVSVFTKMKYKKSRKTIYEEGEDLLWTSRDQDLAWKFFYRWYNVVLKRRALAKEEERLRDMEPRMRRVLDVVSWLTDCQRCSRGYDFPGHSFTHEFLLKTRYREDRENFFISLKLEPSKIT; encoded by the exons ATGGACAGGAGCTCGTTATCGGAGACCACAGCTGCGAGTTCTTCGAGCTCCACGACGTTGTATATTCTTTCGTCGGAGATCGAGATCCAGGAAGAGGCTAAAACTGAAGGAAAGGAGGCAGTGTGCAg AGTATGGGCGCACTACGGCGGTGCTGGGGACCACGCGGCCCCAACGTGGACTCAAAAAGACCTCTATCTCGGACCTTCTTATGATGAATTATCTAGTGGCAAGTACGCTCCAGTTCCTGTAAGATTCGCTGGCGCCAGCTTGAAGGATGTAAAGAGCGCCCTAAAAGACCTCTCCTCCTGTAGAGTCGAGAAAGCTAGTCGCAGCTGGCCAACCTGCTACTGTTTAGATCAGAATATTCAAAACGGTGGCCTGTGCGATGTCTTATTTATCAGAGACCACAATCGTAAATACTATAACACGAGCAAGTTCTTCACGACCCGCCAGAGTTGTCCCTGCGGTCGTTTGCAAGACAAAATCATCAACGACCACAAAGTTAGCGAGAAACGCAACGTGTGGTACAAAGACGAGGCCCTGGAAGAGACCTCAAGGAAGAAGGACAGTGACGATCGTCGCGTAGATTCGAAAAATCCGAAGAAACAGTTGACGGGAAGGATTTCGCGTTTCGGATTCGGAGTACCAGAAAAATGTCATTCGGGGCTGGTGCTCAGGGATTCCAAACGTGCGAGATCGGAAGCAAAGCGCGTGCAGAACTTTTACGCTCTCGTGGAGGACGGTGTGAAGGTCTGGGAAGGCGATGAGAAAGGTCGTTGCAGGTCCTCGAAGCGTCTCAGACATTTCAGAAGATATGGCCTTTGCACAGCAGCGCATTTTCTTCGTGGATTGGGACCCTGGAGTGTTCAACCTGGCGAACGAAGCTCGCTACAAGGACGCAGATCGTTCAGCCTGGTCGCTATTCGTCGTCAGCCAATTGACAACGAGCTGAGACTCCCTGTATCGCGGCGTCAGCTAGCAGCTAGTATTTCCTTCACGGCTCTGCAATCGGGGAGGTTTGGGTCCGTTGGAACCACTGCTAGAGGACGCGTGATATTATTCTGGACCCCTGAATACTGGTACAGGCCCAGACCTGCCTCTGCTGCCTACAG GGAGCTGAGACAGCACTTGAGCCACCTACAAACTTATCGTCAGGAGAAGGAACGtccaacgaaacgaaaattgttcTCAAGGAGAAGAAAATGCCAGTGCGAGGAGGACTCCATCATCGCCGCCGAGGAGAAGCCTAGCTTCTTCGAACGAATCTTCTCAGGGAATGGGTCTGGCAAGAGGAAGAGGAAATGCGAGGATCAGGAGAATAATAGCACGGTTCAGCTGAGGAGATTGCTGAGAATGGATTTCAGGATCACCATCTGGGACATAGACAGCACCACTCTGGCCACGCAGTTGACCATGATCGATCGCGATCTCTTCGTCAGGATCCCCGCTGAAGAGATCGAGATTTTGGTTTTCCAAAGGAGCTCCAGAAATACTCCTAATTTGGCAGCGTGGATAGCGTTCAGCCACAGGATTTCTTGTCTCGTTGTCAGCGAGATTCTCACGATCAAAAGGTTACGCGTCAGAGCTAGAATCATCGCGAGACTCGTGAACGCGGCTGGCAAGTGTTTCGCTATGGGAAACTTTCATTCGTGTAGGTCCATTTTGGCAGGGCTGCAAGCGCCTCCGATTTACAGGTTGCGAAGCAGCTGGTCTTATTTACGTGTCCACCATGCCACCAG GTACGACACCATGGAGAGGCTCTGCAAGATTTACAAAAGTCCATGGAATTTGGCGTATCGACGAGCCTGGTCTAAGGCGGAAAGGGAACCACCTTGTATGCCGTACGTTGGTAGTCTTTTAGATAGAATTCTCGGCATGAGTAGCATGGAAAGACGTCGAGAGTGCAATAACTTCTGCGTCGTACAAGAAAAAACGGTTCAATGCTCGAAGGACACAGGGTCTGCTAACGTAAATAAGGATGCTTCGAATCTGAAACGTAACCAGGATTTAGAACAGAGACATGGTTTAAGTAAACGTATCCTCGTGTCGGTTTTCACCAAaatgaagtataaaaaaagtCGGAAAACCATCTACGAGGAGGGAGAGGATTTGTTGTGGACGTCGAGAGATCAGGACTTAGCGTGGAAATTTTTTTACCGGTGGTATAACGTTGTCCTGAAACGTAGAGCCCTCGCTAAAGAAGAGGAGAGATTGAGGGACATGGAGCCAAGGATGAGACGGGTCCTCGACGTCGTGTCCTGGCTGACGGATTGTCAGAGATGTTCTCGTGGTTACGATTTCCCAGGACACTCGTTCACGCATGAATTTCTGTTGAAAACTCGATACAGAGAGGATCGAGAGAACTTTTTCATTAGCCTCAAACTGGAACCATCGAAGATAACTTGA